CTCTGACTCGATCGTCATTGTCTCTACTGCACACTGCATGCTGCTTCCTATGTCTCCATCATCCTTACTGGTACCACTCTTTCACTCCCTTTATGTTTTTTGTGTGAGAGCCATGTCAGTCTTGATCTCATGGCTTCTGCCCTTTTGCATATGCCAAATGCCAGCAGCCACCACCCCGAATCATTCCATTCCATAGATCGGCGTCTGAAAGGCTGCCACATTTGGGTACGAGTATCCAAAGGGGCCTGGCGTCATGGAGCTTTCATAGGACCCACTGAAAGCGATCGGCATGGCGAATGGTGGGGAGGAGCAGCTGTTGGAGCTTTGCTGCGCCTGATCCTGCTGGTGATCTTGCAGCTGCTgatggtgctggtgctgctcaTGTGAGGCGCCATTGGCGTAGCAGTTGGCCATGGATGAAGCAGTTCCATGAGAGTTTGCGAAATCCAGGTTCACTCCGGAGCTGTAGAGGCTGAACCCTAGCCCCTGCAGGTTCCCTTGCTGGTGGTGCTGCAATGCGAGCATTGACAGGTAGTCCTGCTGGTCGTACTTCACCGGAAGCGCGGCAAACTGCTGCGTGGTGCTAGCTTCAACGGGCATGGCATCTGATGAGTTGGATGGAGTACACTCCAGGGCCTTGGAGCTCCTGCCCCCGCTTGCTGACATGCTCCCGATAGGAAGGTTGCTGCTGATTATGCTCTCGACATTGTACCGGCTGATCTCGAAGTTGGTAACAGCATTCAGGCCGCGGAACTTGATGGCCGCAATGTCATAAGCCTCTGCAGCTTCCTCCTCCGTACCTAGACAACATTTTTAGAAGGCAGCATTAGTCACTGAACTCCGTACACACAAAAATGGAAGAAACATACTTCACCATTACCATGTATATATAAACTTCAATTTTTGCACTGAAGATCAACACTAACTAGCTAACATGTAAACTGGCGACAGATATTCATGCCAAATTCCAAAACATTACAACAGAAAGAACTACAAATATGTCAAGGCTGTGCATGAACATAATGAAATTATTATTACAATTCGTTTCTAGACAGCATGCCATGCAACTAGTACTAGCATCTATAGGATGTTTAGACAACATTTTTAGAAGGCAGCATTAGTCACTGAACTCCGTACACACAAAAATGGAAGAAGCATTCTTGACCATTACCATGTATATATAAACTTCAATTGCACTGAAGATCAACACTAACTAGCTAGCATGTAAAGTGGCGACAGATATTCATGCCAAATTCCAAAACATTTACAACAGAAAGAACTACAAATATGTCAAGGCTGTGCATGAACATAATGAAATTGATTATTATTACGATTTGTTTCTAGACAGCATGCCATAGCATCTATAGGATGTTTGACTAAGCTAACAACTATGCATGGGACAGGAGCTTAGTTAAAAATTGAAAACAGTAGTGGCCGTTTCAGAAGGTACTCTTTAGTTTAACCACAACCCACATGCTTTACATGGAAAACTGAGAGGCAATGATAAAAAATATTCCAAACGACAGGTTGCTGCATGCAGTGCACGAAGAAAGCAAGTGTTCAGGTTGCAATGCAATCAAGCCAAAATGTATGCATGGTTCCCTCTCTTTCCTTCTCTGCATAAAGCCCCCAAACACATCATGCAGGTCGCAAAAGATGACAAACTCAAATCAATCGCGGCACTACACATGCGTACATCTGGTCAAAGCAGATGGTCTTGACCTACATAAAAAATATGTCGACGAATCTAGCTACAAGGATTGTACGTacaaatcatagaaaaagaGGGGCCCTACGTGCAAGGTGTGGTATATTTTATGGTAATGTGGGAGTGAAGATAGTGACTTCTAGTATCAGTTGACCAATGGTCCCAACTTGTCCATCCTAGTCGAATTTCATTTTGagcaaagaaaagaagttccACTGGTCTGTTAATCTATTCATACATGAAAATCATATTCATtcagaaataaagaaaagataTACGATCATTTAGTTTTGCATTACAAAACCTCTGCATTTCTACCAGCAAGGAACTGGTATTGTCTACTCACGGAGCATCCAACAAGAACTAGTACAGCTAGGAAATTTGCATTCTGCTCTAACACAAGCATAATGTATATATACTCACTGAATGTTCCAAGGTAGAGGTCCTTGTTCCCGGCCACCCTTCCGATCCTTGCTTGCCATCGCCCATGCTGGTGATGTCTGCACGAATGCATGGACAAGGACACTTAGACAACTACACGCAAAAGGACAAAACACAACTGCAAGTGGAAGACGAGGGGAAATATTCACCTGGTGACACCTCTGTAAATAGAGGCACCCCTTGAGAACCCACTGCTCTTCCTGCACCACAAAACCAAGCATGTTATTATCAGAGCCAGTATAGAATGGCAAAGCTGCAAATCTGAACAATGCATGAAATGCCCAAGCATATGTGTTGGATAATTTGATCATCTGCAAACAATGTTTCAACATTTGGAAGATACAGATCAGTGATGATCATTAGCTTATACCTCCTAAGTGAAGCTACAAACTCTTGCCGAGTCATGTTCTTCATCTCCTCAAGCTCCTTTTCATACTCAGCAACCTGAAAGAATACTTGCCCTATGAAGATACATCCAGCACATAGATATGTTGATGCTTTTACTACACACTTGCAGTGTATGTATTTTTCTGTAGTCATGAATGGTCTATCTATGTGCTTACCGGAAAGTTGGTGGTGGTGCTAGGGCCCCAATATTTCAGTGCCGCAAGATCATATGCTCGtgccgccttctcctccttaTCATAGCCACCTGCAGTTCATGAATAGAACATTTTCATCATCCATCCCTCCTACGTTAGATAGGGTACCACAAACGCTTTTTTAGATGAGATGTTTCAATAGAAGAACTAGAAGCCTTTTTTCTTACCCAAATACACTGAACACCAGAAGCATCAGCCAGCAACAAGAAGAATATGACACAAGTAAGACACAAAAAGATAGTTAGCTACACAAACACGACCACACGAGTACTAAGATCATTTGCAATAGCTTCTTAGAAGGTGATGTACCTTGGCGGCCCTTGCGGCTCTGGCCTTCACGCCGGCAGCTGTTGTCCCAAAGATGTGCCTCGTACCTGCCCGTCCACCGGTGCCTAGAAATCACCAAAAATATCACCTAAAATTTTAGACACAGCCAAAACCCGTCATATAGAGAGCTTGGTAAACCCTTTGaaacttactccctccgtcccttaCTATTTATCACTCGGGAAGCGGGTATGTGAGGGAAACACGATTTTCTAGAGATAGATAAAAAGGGACAGAGGGATAATTAAGACCAAATCCTTTCTGCTATCTCGGAGAAAAATCAGTCTAAATAGTCCTACTATTTGCAGCTACTGATCATTTGCTTCTGCACTAACATACACCATCGCACAAAAGCTTGAGATAATCAGCAGGTACAACAAAAGGAACAGTTTTCTTGAACAAATCCCAACACGTTTGCATCCACTGATCCACATGGAAGCATGAAGAACGAGGCATGCCTGTGATCGAAATGCACAGACGACACACCAGACACCAACCAAGCGACCAGGTGCAACTCCGCATGCAGACAGCATCCTGGTAGTAGCACTCCATGATAAGCCGCACCCAAATCCAAAGACACGCTTTTTTAGGATTCTTGGCATAGATGGACCGATCTGCGGCAGCTTACCGTGTGACGCCGCGGTAGATGGACGTCCGCTGGCCGAAGGAGTCCACGGCCTTCCTCTgctccggcgccggagccgccgcggcAGGCAAGGCCAGCTTCGGGTCGGCCTGGTCGAGCGAAGacaccggcgacggcgacggcgccgccgccccagccccGCCGCTCGGCAGGAAGCCAGCTGCTATGAACTTGAGCTCCGAGTCGTACATCTCCGCGGCCGCCGTCTCGGCCCCGGGCACcgggccaccgccggcggcgcctccaCCGAGGAAGTCCTccagcttcggcggcggcgcggcgccggcgatggcggccagctcggccgcggcgcccctctcctcctcctcgagatCACCTGCTCGCGCGCAAACACATGCAGAGCAAACACCTCGTAAACACAGATATCATACACGGAAACCTAGACGGACGAACAGAACAGGAGCACCGGGATTGAAGATGGATTCGAGGAAAGCAGCAGTGGAGGTTCGAGCGAGGACTGACAGTGGTGAGCGAGGGAGAAGTTGAGCCATGGATAGTGGTGCGAGGTGTCCATGACGACGCCGGCCCGCGGTCTGAAGGGAATCGGCGACGTTAACTTCCGTCTCTCGAGGTGAGTTTTTTCCCGAGCGCAAGGTGAGAAACCGTGCTCGCAGCTAGGCGAGAGGATTTCTCGGGAGGTGAAGAATAGGGAGGCGGAGGGTGGTGATAAAATAGGGGAAGGAGAACACACGGGAGCTCCGCATACCAAGCTAGCCGCTCACACCCAGACACGGAGGGGGCAGAGAGAGGTAGAAgtcggggagagagagagagagaggagggcgcACGAGCAACGAGGCGGCGGTATATTTATATGTGGGTTTCGAGGAGCCATgtaagaggagagagaaggagagatgCTTTCACTCCAGGACTCCTCCCTCTCTACAGTGGTTTTGGCTGTTTGCTGAGGTGTGTGGGCTTGCATGGCGCGCGGTGgcgccgtgctgctgctgctgagagtTTTCTATGGCGCGCGCGGGTGGTGGCCGGCCTCAGCGTTTTACAGGTGGAGGCGCGGCAATGGGCGGCCGGGGCGGTATCCTTGACCGCCTTGGAAGCAAAGGGGGCCGGGAAGGCCGAAGGCCGGCGCCGTCTGTGTCCTCCGTGCACCGTGCTACAGCGCTCGCGCATGCATGGCAATCCCCTTCCTACCTCATGGTCACGGATGTCTCTCAGACTCTCTGTCTCTGGGACTGGGGCCATCGGCTCTGCACAGCCcacgcctaattctactcgccGCCTGCTTCCAGTTTTCGTCCCCTCTGCTTTTTACcgtctttttgtttttttccaaaGCTTTTTTTACCGTTCCAACTCGGAAAAAAATTGTGCGGGACGGTCACGTGAGGACGGATCTTTGCTGCGTGGACACTTGGCGAATCGGCGCTCTTGCTTCGACGCCCGCTCGAAACTCTGCTCGGCTCGGCTCTGTACAAGAAGAAACTCGACTCGCGGGTAAGTACCGCATGATAAAGGAGAGAGGGCACGATCTCACCATGCGCAGCCGTCACCATGGCCATGGGCGACTCTTCCTCGTGGTGCTGTACAGGGAGAAGACGACAATCCCCTTCTCCAATCCGCTGCTTAGCTGTGCGAGGAGAGAGGTGCAGCGGTAAAATGGAACAATGGCAACCAGGGTACTCAGTTTTAGCGGTTAGGAAGGAGAGGGAGTGGAGTATAGGGAGGGGGTAGCCATGGATGTGACAGAGGGGAGGTCGGCATGGAGGAGGTCCTCGTGATCTGATTGGAAGAGACGAGAGGGATGGAGGCTGTGCCAATTAAAATTTCCCGCGAGCGAGCGTCGAAACAGGGAGCGCTAATTCGCCTAGGTGTCCACCCAGCAAAAAT
This sequence is a window from Setaria italica strain Yugu1 chromosome III, Setaria_italica_v2.0, whole genome shotgun sequence. Protein-coding genes within it:
- the LOC101767014 gene encoding AP2-like ethylene-responsive transcription factor AIL5 yields the protein MDTSHHYPWLNFSLAHHCDLEEEERGAAAELAAIAGAAPPPKLEDFLGGGAAGGGPVPGAETAAAEMYDSELKFIAAGFLPSGGAGAAAPSPSPVSSLDQADPKLALPAAAAPAPEQRKAVDSFGQRTSIYRGVTRHRWTGRYEAHLWDNSCRREGQSRKGRQVYLGGYDKEEKAARAYDLAALKYWGPSTTTNFPVAEYEKELEEMKNMTRQEFVASLRRKSSGFSRGASIYRGVTRHHQHGRWQARIGRVAGNKDLYLGTFSTEEEAAEAYDIAAIKFRGLNAVTNFEISRYNVESIISSNLPIGSMSASGGRSSKALECTPSNSSDAMPVEASTTQQFAALPVKYDQQDYLSMLALQHHQQGNLQGLGFSLYSSGVNLDFANSHGTASSMANCYANGASHEQHQHHQQLQDHQQDQAQQSSNSCSSPPFAMPIAFSGSYESSMTPGPFGYSYPNVAAFQTPIYGME